In the genome of Muntiacus reevesi chromosome 5, mMunRee1.1, whole genome shotgun sequence, one region contains:
- the LOC136169894 gene encoding LOW QUALITY PROTEIN: interferon-induced transmembrane protein 1-like (The sequence of the model RefSeq protein was modified relative to this genomic sequence to represent the inferred CDS: deleted 1 base in 1 codon) produces MFSAAQEVAVMGGPPGSAPVKNAVIDIQTESPRRDHIIWSLFNTLFMNICCLGFVAFAYSVKDWPQKNIQETKLLSRPCPRPLVLLPVSRPHLRQLGLRKHTSQSCSSASAGVPPKPEMIKEEHEVAVLGAPQSQAPVTTTVINIRSETSVPDHIVWSLFNTIFMNWCCLGFVAFAYSVKSRDRKMVGDITGAQSYASTAKCLNIWALVLGIFLTIGSIVLLVFAYLAAYQMSLEMMKNRGY; encoded by the exons ATGTTCTCAGCGGCGCAGGAGGTGGCTGTGATGGGGGGACCCCCAGGCTCAGCTCCCGTGAAGAATGCAGTGATTGACATCCAGACAGAGAGCCCCAGACGTGACCACATCATCTGGTCCCTGTTCAACACGCTGTTCATGAACATCTGCTGCCTGGGCTTCGTGGCATTCGCCTACTCCGTGAAG gacTGGCCCCAGAAAAACATTCAGGAAACGAAACTACTGAGCAGGCCCTGCCCCCGGCCCCTGGTGCTCCTGCCTGTATCCAGACCACATCTGCGCCAGCTCGGCCTCAGGAAACACACATCTCAATCCTGCTCATCCGCATCAGCAGGA GTTCCCCCTAAGCCGGAGATGATCAAGGAGGAGCACGAGGTGGCCGTGCTGGGGGCGCCCCAGAGCCAGGCCCCCGTGACGACCACGGTGATCAACATCCGCAGCGAGACCTCCGTACCGGACCACATCGTGTGGTCCCTGTTCAACACCATCTTCATGAACTGGTGCTGCCTGGGCTTCGTGGCATTCGCCTACTCTGTGAAG TCTAGGGACCGGAAGATGGTCGGCGACATCACTGGGGCCCAGAGCTACGCCTCCACCGCCAAGTGCCTGAACATCTGGGCCCTGGTCctgggcatctttctgaccatTGGATCGATCGTTCTTCTCGTTTTTGCCTACCTGGCAGCCTACCAGATGAGTTTGGAGATGATGAAAAATAGAGGCTACTAG